One Glycine soja cultivar W05 chromosome 2, ASM419377v2, whole genome shotgun sequence genomic region harbors:
- the LOC114369676 gene encoding protein EARLY-RESPONSIVE TO DEHYDRATION 7, chloroplastic-like, with protein sequence MFFRPNATCHFLVCQFSFRFSFETPNPHNGNGLGSWKLHSSMASENPNQRNSLYPQVIESEPEACSSNHSSSLYPKIDEVGDLVENLFPDNTSPSAPPVAAEEVLIKVPGAILHLIDKDCSVELACGNLTIICLRQGQSLVAVYARVGDEIQWPLAKDEAAVKVDDSHYFFSLRVPKEESDSSSSDEEGEKAKHQNKKKKKNKKNKDSSASVLSYGLTIASKGQEDLLKELDKVLQECSAFSVQKVSEKAKKEGEALDASLELTISPADLETEEKKEMMEEKCAAYWTTLAPNVEDYSGTAAKLIAAGSGQLVKGILWCGDVTVERLRWGNEVMKRRMAPGSQGEISPETLKRIKRVKKVTKMTESVANGVLTGVVKVSGFFTSSMANSKAGKKIFSLLPGEVVLASLDGFSKVCDAVEVAGKSVMSTSNTVTTELVNHRYGEEAAKATSEGLDAAGHAVGTAWAAFKIRQVLNPKSVIKPTSLAKSAAKAAAAELKNKRSK encoded by the exons ATGTTCTTTCGACCAAATGCCACGTGTCACTTTCTCGTTTGTcagttttctttccgtttctcTTTTGAAACTCCAAATCCACACAACGGTAACGGCCTTGGAAGTTGGAAACTCCATTCATCAATGGCGTCTGAAAACCCCAACCAGAGAAACTCCCTGTACCCGCAGGTTATCGAATCAGAGCCCGAAGCATGTTCTTCGAACCATTCCTCCTCTCTCTATCCCAAAATCGACGAGGTCGGCGACCTCGTCGAAAACCTCTTCCCGGACAACACCAGCCCCTCCGCGCCGCCGGTCGCCGCCGAAGAGGTCCTCATCAAGGTCCCCGGCGCCATCCTCCACCTCATCGACAAGGACTGCAGCGTCGAGCTCGCCTGCGGCAACCTCACCATCATCTGCCTTCGCCAGGGCCAGAGCCTTGTTGCCGTCTATGCGCGAGTCGGAGACGAGATCCAGTGGCCCCTGGCGAAGGACGAGGCCGCTGTCAAGGTCGATGACTCTCACTACTTCTTCTCTCTCCGTGTTCCGAAGGAGGAATCGGATTCCTCCTCAAGCGACGAGGAGGGAGAAAAAGCAAAACAtcagaataagaaaaagaagaagaataagaaaaacaaagattCCAGTGCCAGCGTGCTGAGCTATGGCTTAACGATAGCGTCAAAGGGGCAGGAGGATTTGCTGAAGGAGCTGGACAAGGTGTTGCAGGAATGCAGTGCTTTCTCGGTGCAGAAGGTGTCGGAGAAGGCAAAGAAGGAGGGGGAGGCGTTGGATGCGTCGCTGGAGTTGACAATATCGCCGGCAGATTTGGAGACAGAGGAGAAAAAGGAGATGATGGAGGAGAAGTGTGCCGCGTATTGGACTACATTGGCTCCTAATGTGGAGGATTACAGTGGAACCGCTGCAAAACTTATTGCGGCTGGTTCTGGACAATTGGTTAAGGGGATTCTGTGGTGTGGGGATGTGACGGTAGAGCGGTTGCGGTGGGGGAATGAGGTCATGAAGAGGAGGATGGCTCCGGGTTCTCAGGGAGAGATTAGTCCTGAAACCTTGAAGCGGATCAAAAG GGTTAAGAAAGTGACCAAAATGACAGAGAGTGTGGCAAATGGGGTTCTCACTGGGGTTGTGAAGGTCTCTGGATTTTTCACTAGTTCAATGGCAAATTCAAAAGCCGGAAAGAAAATTTTCAGCCTTCTACCTGGAGAAGTTGTGCTTGCATCATTGGATGGATTCA gCAAAGTGTGTGATGCTGTTGAAGTAGCAGGAAAAAGTGTCATGTCAACATCTAACACTGTGACAACCGAGCTTGTCAATCACAG ATACGGAGAAGAAGCTGCTAAGGCAACAAGTGAAGGACTGGATGCTGCTGGTCATGCTGTGGGTACTGCATGGGCCGCATTTAAGATTCGACAGGTTCTTAATCCTAAGAGTGTTATAAAACCTACCTCACTGGCCAAATCTGCAGCTAAAGCTGCTGCTGCAGAACTTAAGAATAAAAGGTCCAAGTGA